A genomic window from Methanobrevibacter sp. TLL-48-HuF1 includes:
- a CDS encoding ABC transporter substrate-binding protein, with amino-acid sequence MNKKSIITIVIIVAVIIIAAGAYMFYSNQDDGTVTIGYLPSDHDAALFIADAQDMYQKEGINAKLVQFNNGGDLMTAMASGEVDVGYVGITPVLSSIEKGVPVKVISGVQTEGSGIVVSNSSGITSVQDLEGKSIATPGEASIQYMLLKYYLNQNNIDIKDLKVSAMKVPSMNDALKSNQIDGMLTYEPFVTTAVENGNTELVDSSEIIPGHPCCVVAASDDFLKEHPDEAKKIVEIHDNATKYVQENPDDSVSQLPKDIVANPDIEKKSLSGINFVSGLDDAYKQKVLDFMNIEVDLGVLKEKIPAEKIFYDVTA; translated from the coding sequence ATGAATAAAAAATCAATTATAACTATTGTTATAATCGTTGCTGTTATCATTATTGCAGCTGGAGCATATATGTTTTACTCCAATCAAGATGATGGTACAGTAACTATCGGTTATCTTCCAAGTGATCATGATGCAGCTTTATTCATTGCTGACGCTCAAGACATGTATCAAAAAGAAGGTATTAATGCTAAATTAGTTCAATTCAATAATGGTGGAGACTTAATGACCGCTATGGCTAGTGGTGAAGTGGATGTTGGATATGTAGGTATCACTCCAGTATTGTCTTCAATAGAAAAAGGTGTACCAGTAAAAGTTATTTCTGGTGTACAGACTGAAGGTAGTGGAATTGTTGTAAGTAACAGTTCAGGAATTACTTCTGTTCAGGATTTAGAAGGCAAATCCATTGCTACTCCTGGAGAAGCTTCCATTCAATATATGTTGCTTAAATATTATTTAAATCAGAATAATATTGATATTAAAGATTTAAAAGTTTCTGCAATGAAAGTTCCTTCAATGAATGATGCTTTAAAATCTAATCAGATTGACGGTATGTTAACTTATGAACCGTTTGTAACTACTGCAGTTGAAAACGGCAATACTGAATTGGTTGACTCATCTGAAATCATACCTGGACATCCATGCTGTGTAGTTGCAGCATCTGATGATTTCTTAAAAGAACATCCTGATGAAGCTAAAAAAATTGTAGAAATCCATGATAATGCTACTAAATATGTTCAAGAAAATCCTGACGATTCAGTATCCCAATTACCAAAAGATATAGTAGCTAATCCTGATATTGAGAAAAAATCTTTAAGCGGAATCAATTTTGTTTCAGGATTGGATGATGCATACAAACAAAAAGTATTGGACTTCATGAATATTGAAGTTGATTTAGGTGTCTTAAAAGAAAAAATCCCTGCAGAAAAAATCTTTTATGATGTAACTGCTTAA
- a CDS encoding DUF2121 domain-containing protein produces the protein MSLIIAYIGKKGCVMASDKRRIGYFGNKEQLNALESELYSGKIKNDDEFKKKADEYGIAIKLTEDATKITTVGNCVRGEVTTKKAFETYRKRIYGTTMGYQIVELSGSETVSREAGEKAIIVFGNKFAKQEAEKLINKKWKPSLSLKYMGDIFEEILTEISRKTPTIGNEFDVLIKQPKFNKSEAQRHLNVSIDKDIKVLSKFRQKLQEDLIQKNKEIALADKIIDKGDIGEVVSVDGKMLHVKLNSKTQAFDGNWKQIAKPNETVFMFSDNGDAELGDKVVIQNEKLCLKKDKSNLKCDIILCGL, from the coding sequence ATGAGTTTGATTATTGCTTATATTGGAAAAAAAGGATGTGTAATGGCTAGTGATAAAAGAAGAATTGGTTATTTTGGAAATAAAGAGCAGTTAAATGCATTGGAATCCGAGTTATATAGTGGCAAAATAAAAAATGATGATGAATTTAAAAAGAAAGCTGATGAATATGGCATTGCAATTAAGTTAACTGAAGATGCTACTAAAATAACTACTGTAGGAAATTGTGTAAGAGGGGAAGTCACTACTAAAAAAGCCTTTGAAACATACAGAAAAAGAATTTATGGAACTACAATGGGTTACCAAATAGTGGAACTGTCAGGCTCTGAAACTGTTTCCAGAGAAGCTGGTGAAAAAGCGATTATTGTATTCGGTAATAAATTTGCCAAACAGGAAGCAGAAAAGCTAATAAATAAAAAATGGAAACCTTCATTAAGTTTAAAATATATGGGTGACATCTTTGAGGAGATATTAACTGAAATTTCTAGAAAAACACCTACAATTGGAAATGAGTTTGATGTTTTAATCAAACAGCCTAAATTCAATAAATCAGAAGCTCAAAGACATCTTAATGTAAGTATTGACAAGGATATTAAGGTTTTATCTAAATTCAGACAAAAGCTGCAGGAAGATTTAATCCAAAAAAATAAAGAAATAGCGTTAGCTGATAAAATTATTGATAAGGGAGATATTGGTGAAGTTGTTTCAGTCGATGGAAAAATGCTTCATGTTAAATTAAATAGCAAAACACAGGCTTTTGATGGAAATTGGAAACAGATAGCTAAACCAAATGAAACTGTTTTTATGTTCAGCGACAATGGTGATGCAGAACTTGGAGATAAGGTAGTTATCCAGAATGAAAAATTATGTCTTAAAAAGGACAAATCCAATCTTAAGTGTGATATAATTTTATGTGGTTTATAA
- a CDS encoding histidine kinase dimerization/phosphoacceptor domain -containing protein — MRDGKITKLNETFTYYPNKSKENKKIIEFSLESFYINNEIHHLGFLIDITKDIEKSKQLEYAKRQSIIIKEVHHRIKNNFQILNSFINGCPPKLNFG; from the coding sequence ATACGGGATGGAAAAATAACTAAACTAAATGAAACTTTTACATATTACCCAAATAAATCAAAAGAGAATAAGAAAATTATTGAATTCTCTCTTGAATCATTTTACATAAATAATGAAATACACCATTTAGGATTTTTAATTGATATTACAAAAGATATTGAAAAAAGTAAACAACTTGAATATGCAAAAAGACAAAGTATAATTATCAAAGAAGTTCACCATAGAATAAAAAACAATTTCCAAATATTGAATAGTTTTATTAATGGGTGTCCGCCAAAATTGAATTTTGGCTGA
- a CDS encoding MBL fold metallo-hydrolase yields the protein MKITFLGTGGGRFSAISQRRMTGGFRIDNLNGKNYHVDPGPGALVRTYQFGFDPRNLDGVFVSHAHTDHYNDAEILIEAMTRGMTKEYGVVLGNKSVLDGYERWGPGISNYHQSHSKKYVLEPNQVENINGCSVKGTKTVHGDPEGVGFQIDYKGFKISYTSDTGYFEDLHKYHEGADILIASVLRPGNKSIRGHLCSRNFIELLKEVKPKLAIMTHFGLKMLSIDPIDEAKRITKESGVKTLAAFDGMSFEVNTQNPARIRIKTLKDVNSQIHSSNIDLNRRERKNTYQTSLKNGENDELTIGRNG from the coding sequence ATGAAAATAACATTTTTAGGTACTGGAGGTGGAAGGTTTTCAGCTATCAGTCAACGAAGAATGACTGGCGGTTTTAGAATTGATAATCTGAACGGGAAAAACTATCATGTTGATCCAGGTCCTGGGGCACTTGTTAGAACTTACCAATTCGGATTTGACCCAAGAAACTTAGATGGTGTTTTTGTTTCTCATGCACATACTGACCATTATAATGATGCGGAAATTCTCATTGAAGCCATGACCAGAGGAATGACCAAAGAATATGGTGTTGTTTTAGGAAATAAAAGTGTTCTTGACGGTTATGAGAGATGGGGTCCGGGAATTTCAAATTATCATCAAAGTCATTCTAAAAAATATGTTCTGGAGCCAAATCAGGTTGAAAACATTAATGGCTGTTCTGTTAAAGGTACAAAAACAGTTCATGGTGACCCTGAAGGTGTAGGATTTCAGATTGATTATAAAGGTTTTAAAATATCCTATACTTCAGATACGGGATATTTTGAGGATTTGCATAAATACCATGAAGGAGCAGATATTTTAATAGCTAGTGTACTTAGGCCGGGAAATAAATCTATTAGGGGTCATTTATGTTCACGTAATTTTATTGAGTTATTAAAAGAAGTAAAGCCAAAATTAGCTATTATGACTCACTTTGGTCTTAAAATGTTAAGTATAGATCCAATTGATGAAGCAAAAAGAATAACTAAAGAAAGCGGTGTAAAAACATTAGCTGCTTTTGATGGGATGTCTTTTGAAGTAAATACTCAAAATCCTGCAAGAATTAGAATTAAAACATTAAAAGATGTCAATTCTCAAATTCACAGTTCAAATATTGATTTAAATAGAAGAGAGAGGAAAAATACTTACCAGACTTCATTAAAAAATGGGGAAAATGATGAGCTTACAATTGGAAGAAACGGTTAG
- the acs gene encoding acetate--CoA ligase alpha subunit, protein MKDLNKMFKPDSVAVIGASNTPGKVGYIIIDNIISGGYNGKVYPINPKGGEIQGLKAYENIKDVPEKVDLVIMSIPAAFVNESIKDCGEAGVENMVVISAGFKEIGEEGAKLEEELVALSKEYGINIIGPNSLGITDSHTPLNSSFAQMMPPKGNIAFISQSGAMMVALLDWSLTSGIGFSKVISLGNKAGVTETELMEYLAEDPETAVIICYLESISDDDNFVKAMRKTTAKKPIVVLKSGSSNAGAEAASSHTGALAGSDLAFDTAFEQSGILRVSSMAELFDIGLAFSKAPLPEGNNVAIITNAGGGGVLTVDEMERQGLELVQFDEETKEKLRKGIPEEGSVNNPIDVLGDAPVQRYKETLDIVLKDDQVDSLIIMVCPTASADPDGIAAAILEEREKFGKPILVVNMGGPTFEAANHALRSHNVPTYVFPENAVDALAAMTTYAELERREADSCIDDLDNIDKKAVEEIFAKVKADGRDTLLGSEAYAVAEAYGIEAAPIKLATNADEASQLAADMEFPVVLKIASDKILHKSDIGGVKVGIESEEEAKATFDEIIANAKKAHPDIVPDGVEVQKMMETGQEVIVGMIKDKQFGPMIAFGMGGIYVNLIEDVSFKLANGISSQEIDEQINDTKVSELLKGYRGEAPCDIDAVKEAIKRVARLTLDFPEISELDINPIFVYENGSSALDIKIKL, encoded by the coding sequence ATGAAAGATCTCAATAAAATGTTTAAACCTGATTCAGTTGCTGTAATCGGAGCTTCAAACACCCCAGGTAAAGTAGGTTATATTATCATAGATAATATCATCTCTGGAGGATATAACGGAAAAGTATACCCAATTAACCCAAAAGGAGGAGAAATCCAAGGGTTAAAAGCATATGAAAATATTAAAGATGTTCCTGAAAAGGTGGACTTAGTAATTATGTCCATTCCTGCAGCTTTTGTAAATGAATCAATAAAAGACTGTGGTGAAGCTGGCGTAGAAAACATGGTAGTTATTAGTGCTGGTTTCAAAGAAATTGGAGAAGAAGGTGCAAAATTAGAAGAAGAATTAGTTGCACTTAGTAAAGAATATGGTATAAATATTATTGGACCAAACAGTTTAGGAATTACAGATTCCCACACTCCATTAAACTCTTCATTTGCACAAATGATGCCACCAAAAGGAAATATTGCATTTATTTCCCAAAGTGGGGCTATGATGGTAGCACTTCTTGACTGGAGTCTTACTTCAGGAATCGGATTCAGTAAAGTAATCAGTCTTGGAAACAAAGCTGGTGTAACTGAAACCGAATTAATGGAGTATTTAGCTGAAGATCCTGAAACTGCAGTTATTATCTGTTATTTAGAATCAATATCTGATGATGATAACTTTGTTAAAGCAATGAGAAAAACCACTGCTAAAAAACCAATCGTTGTACTTAAATCCGGTTCAAGTAATGCTGGTGCAGAAGCAGCATCTTCTCACACAGGTGCTTTAGCAGGTAGTGACTTGGCATTTGATACTGCTTTTGAACAATCCGGAATCCTTCGTGTAAGCAGCATGGCAGAATTGTTTGATATTGGATTGGCATTTTCCAAAGCACCACTTCCAGAAGGAAACAATGTAGCTATCATTACCAATGCCGGTGGTGGAGGAGTGCTTACTGTAGATGAAATGGAAAGACAGGGATTGGAACTTGTTCAATTTGATGAAGAAACAAAAGAAAAATTAAGGAAAGGTATTCCTGAAGAAGGTAGTGTAAACAACCCTATTGATGTTTTAGGAGACGCTCCAGTACAAAGGTACAAAGAAACATTAGATATTGTTTTAAAAGATGATCAAGTAGACAGTTTAATCATCATGGTTTGTCCTACAGCATCTGCAGACCCAGACGGAATTGCAGCTGCAATCTTAGAAGAAAGAGAAAAATTCGGAAAACCTATTTTAGTTGTAAATATGGGTGGACCAACCTTTGAAGCAGCAAATCATGCACTAAGATCCCACAATGTGCCTACTTATGTTTTCCCTGAAAATGCAGTAGATGCACTTGCAGCTATGACAACCTATGCTGAATTGGAACGCAGAGAAGCTGATTCCTGTATTGATGATTTAGACAACATCGATAAAAAAGCTGTAGAAGAAATATTCGCTAAAGTTAAAGCTGACGGCAGAGACACCTTACTTGGTAGTGAGGCATATGCAGTAGCTGAAGCTTATGGAATTGAAGCTGCGCCAATTAAATTAGCTACCAATGCAGATGAAGCAAGCCAATTAGCAGCAGATATGGAATTCCCGGTTGTACTTAAAATAGCTTCTGACAAAATACTTCACAAATCAGATATCGGTGGAGTAAAAGTAGGAATTGAAAGTGAAGAAGAAGCTAAAGCAACTTTCGATGAAATCATAGCTAATGCTAAAAAAGCACATCCTGACATTGTACCTGACGGTGTGGAAGTGCAAAAAATGATGGAAACCGGTCAGGAAGTAATTGTCGGTATGATTAAAGACAAACAATTCGGACCAATGATTGCATTTGGTATGGGTGGAATTTACGTTAACCTTATTGAAGATGTATCCTTTAAATTAGCTAACGGTATCAGCAGTCAGGAAATTGATGAGCAAATCAATGACACTAAAGTTAGCGAATTGCTTAAAGGTTACAGAGGAGAAGCACCATGTGATATTGATGCTGTAAAAGAAGCTATTAAAAGAGTAGCTAGGTTAACCTTAGACTTCCCTGAAATATCCGAATTGGATATTAACCCAATTTTCGTATACGAAAACGGATCAAGTGCTCTTGATATAAAAATCAAATTATAA
- a CDS encoding adenylosuccinate synthetase — protein sequence MTCSILVGGAWGDEGKGKCITYLCGNDKPDIIARAGVGPNAGHSVEFNGEKYGLRLIPSGFVHTDAKLMIGAGVLVDKDVLFKEFEDLKKYGVKERTFVDPRCAIITKDHRERDKKSEHLAKKIGSTGSGCGPANSDRVLRTVKLAKDVPELEDYLADVSLETNNVLDNGGDVFIEGSQGFALSLYYGTYPFVTSKDTTASTFAADVGVGPTKVDEVINVFKAYITRVGEGPFPTEISQEEAESKNIEEYGVVTGRRRRVGLFDMELAKESCRINGATQIALTCVDRLYPDCARTQSYDDLSAETKKFIEEIQSETGVPVTIISTGPDLKDTIDLRKELL from the coding sequence ATGACTTGTAGTATTTTAGTCGGTGGAGCATGGGGTGACGAAGGTAAAGGTAAATGTATCACTTATCTTTGCGGTAATGATAAACCAGATATCATTGCTCGTGCAGGTGTAGGTCCAAATGCAGGACATTCTGTAGAGTTTAATGGTGAAAAATATGGTTTAAGGCTTATCCCTTCTGGTTTTGTACATACTGATGCTAAACTCATGATTGGTGCTGGAGTATTAGTAGATAAAGATGTTTTATTTAAAGAATTTGAAGATTTAAAGAAATATGGTGTAAAAGAAAGAACTTTTGTTGATCCTAGATGTGCTATTATTACTAAAGATCACAGAGAAAGGGACAAAAAATCAGAACATTTAGCTAAAAAAATAGGAAGTACTGGATCCGGCTGTGGACCAGCTAATTCTGATAGGGTGTTAAGGACAGTTAAATTAGCTAAAGATGTTCCTGAGCTTGAAGATTATTTAGCGGATGTTTCTTTAGAAACTAATAATGTTTTAGATAATGGAGGGGATGTATTTATTGAAGGTTCTCAAGGATTTGCATTATCTCTTTACTATGGAACTTATCCATTTGTAACTAGTAAAGACACTACTGCAAGTACATTTGCTGCTGATGTAGGTGTAGGTCCAACTAAAGTTGATGAAGTAATCAATGTATTTAAAGCTTATATTACCCGTGTTGGTGAAGGACCTTTCCCAACTGAAATTTCACAAGAAGAAGCTGAAAGTAAAAATATTGAAGAATATGGTGTTGTAACTGGACGTAGGCGTCGTGTAGGTTTATTTGATATGGAACTTGCAAAAGAATCCTGCAGAATCAATGGTGCAACTCAAATAGCTTTAACCTGTGTAGACAGATTATATCCTGACTGTGCTAGAACACAAAGTTATGATGATTTGTCTGCTGAAACCAAAAAATTCATTGAAGAAATTCAATCTGAAACTGGTGTTCCAGTAACTATTATTTCAACAGGTCCGGATTTAAAGGACACTATTGATTTGAGAAAAGAATTATTATAA
- the aroC gene encoding chorismate synthase, protein MGNTIGKMFSVTSFGSSHGKAVGAVIDGCPANLELSSEDIQKELDKRKPGTSGVTTPRKEEDEVQILSGIFEGKTDGTPITGIVYNNNQHSKDYSMFKNTPRPSHGDYGWMSKYGNYDYNGGGRGSGRITIGHVIAGAIAKKLLKTKNIEIVSQVVQIGDIMAHSNDFDTVKENVEKNSVRCGDLEAAKAMEELILAKKQEGDSIGGIVETVAVGVPAGLGEPVFERLDGDLARILMNINAVKGVEIGFGFDVATSSASEINDEYYIEDNEIYTSTNSSGGIIGGISNGMSIISRIAVKPTPSISKCQKTVNLEKMEAEEISIQGRHDPCICPRATIVAQSSVAIVLADHMIRSGYIHPSNLEI, encoded by the coding sequence ATGGGAAATACAATCGGAAAAATGTTTTCAGTAACCAGCTTCGGATCAAGTCACGGCAAAGCTGTTGGAGCAGTTATTGACGGATGTCCTGCCAATCTTGAATTAAGCTCTGAAGATATTCAAAAAGAACTGGACAAACGAAAACCTGGAACAAGCGGAGTAACAACACCACGTAAAGAAGAAGATGAAGTTCAAATTTTATCAGGAATTTTTGAGGGTAAAACTGACGGAACACCTATTACAGGAATTGTTTATAACAATAATCAGCATTCAAAAGATTACTCAATGTTTAAAAACACTCCCCGTCCATCTCATGGAGATTACGGTTGGATGAGCAAATATGGCAATTATGACTACAATGGAGGTGGTCGCGGAAGCGGAAGAATCACTATAGGTCATGTAATTGCAGGAGCAATAGCTAAAAAGCTTTTAAAAACAAAAAATATCGAAATTGTTTCTCAGGTTGTTCAAATCGGTGACATAATGGCTCACAGCAATGATTTTGATACTGTAAAAGAAAATGTTGAGAAAAATTCCGTAAGATGTGGTGATTTAGAAGCTGCTAAAGCTATGGAAGAATTAATTTTAGCTAAAAAACAGGAAGGGGATTCAATTGGAGGAATCGTTGAAACAGTAGCTGTCGGAGTTCCTGCAGGACTTGGAGAACCAGTATTTGAAAGGCTTGATGGTGATTTAGCCAGAATTCTAATGAATATAAATGCTGTAAAAGGAGTGGAAATCGGTTTTGGTTTTGATGTAGCTACAAGCAGTGCATCAGAAATTAATGATGAATACTATATTGAAGATAATGAAATTTATACCTCAACCAACAGTTCCGGAGGAATTATTGGTGGAATAAGTAATGGTATGTCTATTATTTCAAGAATCGCAGTTAAACCTACCCCTTCAATTTCAAAATGTCAAAAAACAGTTAATCTGGAAAAAATGGAAGCTGAGGAAATAAGTATCCAGGGAAGACATGACCCCTGTATCTGTCCAAGAGCAACTATTGTAGCTCAATCCAGCGTAGCTATTGTTCTTGCAGACCATATGATTAGATCCGGATATATTCATCCTTCAAATCTGGAAATCTAA
- a CDS encoding endonuclease III domain-containing protein yields the protein MSENNINLIYDKLLKTYSYQGWWPIIGYDGSNPTKTGAVKGYHPKDYSFPRNSKEQFEIIMGSVLTQNTSWPSVEKALNNLSLLSDFSAENILELADSCEDEFKKAIRPAGYFNQKFNYLKNIAKFYISLDGEIPSRKEVLAVKGVGNETADSILLFAYKQKQFKVDAYTKRIFSYLGYFDEKEKYMNIKKLFEDSFNGDVNAYQEYHALIVEHGKNYYLKKPYGIEDTLLSEFKI from the coding sequence ATGAGTGAAAATAATATTAATCTGATTTATGACAAATTACTTAAGACATATTCCTATCAGGGATGGTGGCCTATTATAGGTTATGACGGCTCAAATCCCACTAAAACAGGTGCTGTTAAAGGTTATCATCCAAAAGATTATAGTTTTCCAAGAAATTCGAAAGAGCAGTTTGAAATTATAATGGGGTCTGTTCTGACTCAGAACACTTCCTGGCCTTCAGTAGAAAAAGCATTAAATAATCTAAGTCTTTTAAGTGATTTTTCAGCTGAAAATATTCTTGAACTGGCTGATTCCTGTGAAGATGAATTTAAAAAAGCTATTCGCCCTGCAGGTTATTTTAATCAGAAATTTAATTATCTTAAAAATATTGCCAAATTTTATATTTCTTTAGATGGTGAAATTCCTTCCAGAAAAGAAGTTTTAGCAGTTAAGGGAGTAGGTAATGAAACAGCAGATTCTATTTTACTTTTTGCATATAAACAAAAGCAATTTAAAGTGGATGCCTATACTAAAAGGATATTTTCTTATTTGGGATATTTTGATGAAAAAGAAAAGTATATGAATATTAAAAAATTATTTGAAGATAGTTTTAATGGAGATGTTAATGCATATCAGGAGTATCATGCATTGATTGTTGAGCATGGAAAAAATTACTATCTAAAAAAGCCTTACGGGATTGAAGATACGCTTTTAAGTGAATTTAAAATATGA
- a CDS encoding sensor histidine kinase, with protein sequence MQSRLQSLADLHNQTYKNGDFEILNLKTNIENQDTALNNLLSKNKDINFISNIEPDICLPISITTPIMLIINELTTNSIKHAFNDENQEKIITKSAKLINNETCELIYTDNGKGIKKIENKEGHLGLNIIQSLTKQINGTLKINTPENGSRFKIIFPIKE encoded by the coding sequence ATGCAAAGTAGATTACAATCATTAGCTGATTTACACAATCAAACATATAAAAATGGTGATTTTGAAATATTAAACTTAAAAACAAACATAGAAAACCAAGATACTGCATTAAATAATTTATTAAGTAAAAATAAAGATATAAATTTTATTTCAAATATTGAACCTGATATTTGTTTGCCAATTTCAATAACAACTCCAATAATGTTAATTATTAATGAATTAACAACCAATTCAATTAAACATGCATTTAATGATGAAAATCAAGAAAAAATAATAACAAAAAGTGCAAAATTAATTAATAATGAAACTTGTGAACTTATATACACAGATAACGGTAAGGGAATTAAAAAAATTGAGAATAAAGAAGGGCATTTAGGATTAAATATTATCCAATCTTTAACAAAACAGATAAATGGAACTCTCAAAATTAACACTCCTGAAAACGGAAGCAGATTTAAAATAATATTCCCAATTAAAGAATAA
- a CDS encoding transposase, whose product MVKRKFDRNQAKLGINTLDWNVPENHISRFVVEFVEEVFPLLNIKEPKKKKGRDSLPVDSMLKLLIYAKIQHIDRTSIIADMARYHDIFKYVCDDIRPSERSIQRYRREYGHYFEVLLQMTLKKAFDEGFTEFNHVAIDGTIKKAYNSNNNTITKKETQILIDYYEGRPIDPECLEKLHKPAQRLLEKKDIDDEDKLELLYGIKTQFTFTGQDKIPVNDIEARFMKGKKGNFMVAYNIQSAVDYDTKLICAINVTQNPTDHYELPIIAERAIRNINTTPKYISADTIYLNQISLSYLADKKIDGLIPNRKQSKEKIGKLNPNPYHKDHFEYDYELDAFKCPKNQYMHFFAKYIEPHKDPEKPDKIKRLYNNYEACKNCKARNKCLTGKQTHKTITEYGSEMQKAMNEKMEKQEYKDEYSKRSSVEGPFGIFKEQFQIEKEVVIGMVKTEERINLDALAYNLIRLHNIKQEIKNTTEDLEDFCESTSIKNQLKLDVTIF is encoded by the coding sequence ATGGTTAAAAGAAAGTTTGATAGGAATCAGGCAAAATTGGGCATTAATACTCTTGATTGGAATGTTCCGGAGAATCATATTTCTCGTTTTGTTGTTGAATTTGTTGAAGAAGTTTTTCCACTTTTAAATATCAAAGAACCCAAGAAAAAGAAAGGAAGAGACTCCCTTCCAGTGGATTCCATGTTAAAATTGCTTATTTATGCCAAAATCCAACATATTGATAGAACATCAATAATTGCAGATATGGCGCGATACCATGATATATTTAAATACGTGTGCGATGATATTAGACCTTCTGAAAGATCAATCCAAAGATATCGAAGAGAATATGGCCATTATTTTGAAGTATTGCTGCAAATGACATTAAAAAAGGCCTTTGATGAAGGATTCACTGAATTTAATCACGTTGCCATTGATGGAACCATCAAAAAAGCATACAATTCCAACAACAACACCATTACAAAAAAAGAAACTCAAATATTGATCGATTACTACGAAGGACGACCTATTGACCCTGAATGTCTTGAAAAACTTCACAAACCTGCTCAAAGATTATTGGAAAAGAAAGACATAGATGATGAAGATAAATTAGAACTATTATATGGAATAAAAACACAATTTACATTCACAGGACAGGATAAAATTCCAGTAAATGATATAGAAGCAAGATTTATGAAAGGAAAGAAAGGAAACTTCATGGTTGCTTATAATATCCAATCTGCAGTCGATTATGATACCAAATTAATCTGTGCAATAAACGTCACACAAAACCCGACAGACCACTACGAACTACCAATAATCGCAGAAAGAGCAATAAGAAACATTAACACCACACCAAAGTATATAAGTGCCGATACAATATACTTAAACCAAATATCACTATCATACTTAGCAGATAAAAAAATAGATGGTTTAATACCAAATAGAAAGCAAAGTAAAGAAAAAATAGGAAAATTAAATCCAAATCCATACCATAAAGACCATTTTGAATATGATTATGAATTAGATGCATTCAAATGCCCAAAAAATCAATATATGCACTTTTTCGCAAAATACATCGAACCACACAAAGATCCAGAAAAACCAGACAAAATAAAAAGACTCTACAACAATTATGAAGCCTGTAAAAACTGCAAAGCACGAAACAAATGCTTAACAGGCAAACAAACACACAAAACCATCACAGAATACGGATCAGAAATGCAAAAAGCAATGAACGAAAAAATGGAAAAACAGGAATATAAAGACGAATATAGCAAAAGATCAAGCGTTGAAGGACCATTTGGAATATTCAAAGAACAATTCCAAATAGAAAAAGAAGTAGTCATCGGAATGGTAAAAACAGAAGAAAGAATAAACTTAGATGCATTAGCATATAATTTAATACGACTACACAACATAAAACAAGAAATAAAAAACACAACAGAAGATTTAGAAGATTTCTGCGAAAGCACATCCATTAAAAACCAATTAAAACTTGATGTAACAATATTTTAA